Below is a window of Littorina saxatilis isolate snail1 linkage group LG2, US_GU_Lsax_2.0, whole genome shotgun sequence DNA.
GACGAAATCGTTGCCGTAAAATCCATGGAAGTTGACTAACAGCCCAAACAAAATAAGATAATATAACTATACACTGAGAGGGCAAGACCAGCAGCGAAGTGCAAGTTTATCACCTTGCCGCATAGAGAGTTGATCAGAGCTCGCTCCATATTGTTTACACATGTAATCAGATCGTCAAATGATTTTAAAATGGCCAAAAATAACACGAACTCCTTATTTGGAAGTTTAAAATAGTTCCATGGGCAAGGAAATCACAGAAAGCACAACATATGCATACACATTATTACATGAACTATTATTTATTTCCTTGCAAATCATGTTCAGGGTTCAGATTTCTTGTCCCTTCAGTTCAGGCTGCTGAGTACACACAACACCCGTGTTTATTTTGAATCTGCATATTTACAATGAAAAATAATGTTGTGGAACTCAGTAATACCGTCAATTAAACACTATATTCCTCATTAGCTTCACAAGTGTTAAATCAATggttgtctctctgtgtgcagACTGCAAGTATGGAGACAAGCTAGATACCAGTGAGTGCACACAACaaatgaaaaaatcaaaaagattTTGTGAAAATAATCGCCCAGTCTGTTGCAAATCTTGCAAAGCAAAGTAGCTCTAAAGGCTGTGAGTAAAACTAGACATGGTGATGATCTTGAACCTATTCTAAAACGAACTCTATTGCTATAGAAACGTGTAAACATCTTTGCCGAAGACTGAATGCAGCCACTCCACACTATCCGTCATAAACAATTCACATGTCTATACCACCCAAGCGCGTTGTTGCATTTGTACCAAAATGGATCTCCAATTGTAATATTCATTAGTGTTGAAGTTTGAAAACTACAGGATTTTTACCCGCATAGGCCACAAAAAATGACGCCAAAACAAGCCTGTTGCGCCcggcttctgacgaggctgacacAAGTCTTCTTCAACATGGCagaacaacactgctaggcacaacagctgaatcAAGTACATTTGTATGGGTAGAAAAGGAGTTCTTCAATTTGAGATCAAAAACGGGGTCACCAAAACAAGCCTGTTGCGCGcggcttctgacgaggctgacacAAGTCTTCTTCAACATGGCAGAACAACACTGccaggcacaacagctgaatcAAGTACATTTGTATGGGTAGAAAAGgagttgttcttcaatttgagaTCAAAAACGGGGTCACTCTTGCTTTTTTGGATTTATTGTGTATTTAAGTGTCTGCCagtttgcttttgcgaatttgattttcgGGGGTGTCCTAGGTTTCCGGTCCACAACATAAACACTCAtttatgaaaaatgaaacttatTTCATACTATAAGGGAATGAAGTACCTTTCTGACAATAATATACTTAGTTTTgatataactggccgcatcacaaagatcttCAGCTCAATGTAActatgacgggtagtgtagaaTCAAATGTATCTTATAACTTCCGTTGAAAGAAGTAAATCACAATAAAGAAAATCTGTACaagacattttgtgtgtgtgtgtgtgtgtgtgtgtgtgtgtgtgtgtgtgtgtgtgtgtgtgtgtgtgtgtgtgtgtgtgtgtgtttgttcatgcatgtgacgtgtgtgtgtgtgtgtgtgtgtgtgtgtgcgtgcgtgtgtgcgtgcgagcgtgcgtgtgtgtgtgtgtgtgtgtgtgtgtgtgttttaatgaaCGCAGGGCGAAAATAAACAAGCCAAACACAAATCATAATTAAAACGAAATTGTTATTTGTGATGATGCCGTGCCTTGAACTGGCTAATCCAAATGTGTCTGCCGGCTACACACACCGAGGTGAACAAGAAAATTGTGATGACGTGCCAGATGACGTAGACGGCGTAACCCCATGAAATGCTGACGTCATACTTGTGTATAACATTTTGCGCCGTCCAGAACACCGCAAGCACAATGGCAGCCACAACCCCGATTAGGCCTGAAATGAAATGATGTCGAATTCAACAGAGATTGCCATATGTTCTAATTTAAACTCCCTGGGGGAATATTGTCAGACTGAGGCTCTCTGTTATGTGGGTAGCCGTAAGGTGGTCGAGACTTGGCGATACCCACTTGACACAAAGTCAGATGCTTTCATCTTGCGGTTCAAAAAGATCTCCTTATTCTGAAAACAACCATATTTTATATCTTACTTTCAAGGCAGTTGTATTGCCTGTGATAACAGCATATCTTTTCTACAGAAAAAGATGCCATGATATCAAAATGACCGCATTTATTTTGCCACTTCAAAGCAAGTCTGACTCCCAAtcgaatatgtgaccctccaccacggaatgaggtagaggttacatgccgagtctcagtgattataaaaataatggtcgaagtttgcggatcatgaaaaatgcgagctgaagctcgcatttttcatgatccgctaacttcgaccattgtttttaataatcactgagactcggcatgtaacctctacaacATCCGCCCACACAGTCGGCTTTACTGCagtacaacttttttttactgcagtaacactaaaaggaagatTACTTAAAtgagttttactgcagtaaaaagtTGTACTGCAGTAACATCAGCTGCCCGGGCGGATGATGACAATATTCAGTTTTACAATATTCATTTTTAAAAAGTTGTACTGCAGTGAAACTGAATAACGTCATCATCCGCACAAGCAGCCGtattttactgcagcattcttcaTAAAGTTGTACTGCAGTAAAACGTTTTGCTTGTTGTACGATTGAAATGCGTGTGTTCCCCCTCTTTTAGTCACGGTCGTAGACGAGTCCAAGATTACCTATCATTGGCGGCTAAACCAGAAGAAATCAGTCATAGGGGAACAGGAAGCGAGCGGGGCCTTGACGGTTCTGGTTCTGGTTCTGGTTTTACTGCATTAAAACTCATTTCAATTTGACTGCAGTAAAACCGAATAATATCATCGTTCGCCCAAGCAGACGTTTTTACTGCTGTAAAGCTCATTTGAGTTTTGCTGCAGTAAAACTGGGTTcgtgttttactgcagtaatcTTCATTTAAGTTTTACTGTAGTAAAACGTGTTACTGCAGTAAAAGTGCCTGCTGgggcggatgatgacattattcagttttactgcagtcaaactgaataatgtcatcatccgccaaggatacCCTTtgcctccaccaccaccacaccaccgTGCATTTCATTTTTAGGTAAACAAACACCGTTTTCGGAGGGGGGAGGGTTGATCTGATGTAGTCTGGCCGTGAGAGAAGTGACCTACCTGCCAAAAAGCCAGCAGTCACTAGTGGAAGAGAGAATGTGTGCTGCTCGTCTTGAAAATGAAGAACCAGACCCAGCACAAACACGGTGAACAGTAGTACCCAGGACAGGAGGGACATGACTCGAACAGCTTCGAACCACTCTGTAGAATATGCACATCcagaaatgaaaaacacgtgtttaataaacaaaaattaccccccccccccaaaaaaaaaaaaggtaaaattCTGATCAGAATGCAAACTGACGAGCTGTTATTCTTCACATCCCCGAATATGACAACTTGAATAATGCCTTCAAAGCTGTACAGTTCTGACTACAAAACactacactgtgtgtgtgtcactgtggttTTGTTTATTCGTCTCTCCAGGTGTAGCTGCAGCGTAAGGAGATGCACACAGCGTTCTACTCTTGAGTgctacacacacataaatgttacaatccagacattcacacacacacacacacacacacacacacacacacacacacacacacacacacacacacacactcacacacacacacatatatatatatatatatatatatatatatatatatagatatacacacacacacatacgcacacacaatcGACCCCACCCTCCTCCCCCACACATATACCGCATCCATCCCCGACATCCCGCCCTCACAACGCCCACCACACTCATCCAACCCcaatttacacacgcacacacacacacacacacacatacacacacacacaaacacacacacacacaaacacacacacacacacacacacacacacacacacgcgcgcgcgcgcgcgtgcccaaacaccatcacacacatccACATGACTTACTTTCGTCACTACCGAAGAGAAGAGGCGCACAAAGCCTATCGCCAGGCTGAGAGTTCCTGTGATGGCAGAAGAGGATGATACCTGTCTGGAGGTACTCATAGTCCCCGTACCCTCCCTCAGTCCAGGAGGGGGAGGCCAGGGCCACCACGCCAACCACACACGATGCCAACGCCACCAGAGACATCCACAGGTAGATCCGGTGAATTCGACATTCAAAGTTTCTGGGTCCCATCTTGTAGAGTTCCACACGAAATTAAGATTCGACGAAGTTAAGAGTTAAGACGTTATATCTCGCTCTCGCTTGCTCTTCAATGTCAACAGCTTCGGAATAGCCTATTGGCCCACACTATTTGTGTTCGCCATCACCTGGCCAATGCTGTCGCGCATCATATTTATAAAAAGCTGACGCGAATTGCTAGCTCCCTGTTACGCAGAAGCCGTTTGCCAAAATGATTTTCTGTCCAGAATAAAAAGACTATGAGAAGATCACCCGCGTTGAAAACTTCGCTACTGAGCTTATTTTACGTTTTAAATTCGAATGCAAGAAATGCTatactcacagacacacacgtattATTAAAAAACAAAGAAGATAATTGAAAGCTGACAAAACTCTACATCACAGACTTCTCTCCCAAGTCCATGCTGTCATACTTGCTGGAAATAATTGATCTTTTTGCCAATGAAAGGGATTTTAGTTGTAAACACAACCACTGCCATGCGCACCGTATCAACTTGAGTCCAGAAAGGCAGTTATAGTTAACAGTGAAATGTATAATGGAGGCGTTCTTATCAACGCCCGAGATTAATTGGGTCTTGTGACTGCTGCTACAACTATTTGGCGTCTCCTATCGGTGCTGAACGCTCGAGAATTTGCCGTTACCGGGCAGATTTACTTATCTGACCTGGTTGATGAATTATACAAAACCTGAAATGACTCACAGGCAGAcacaattaaaaacaacaagtcgcgtgaagcaatataaaaacattatagtcaagatcaacaccacatcgccgagactacattcagataagtctcggctaaccataccgaagaccgagacgggtcacgctcgccgccgcgaCATGCGCGAAGCACGCGTCTGTAGTACTtgctgaacctattttctttcattctgagcacatttttagagtaagcATGACATAattatctatatatttttgaatttcaaaaaagatgaggaatacaatgcactcaattttaaatctgtttgcgaaaaatcgattgtAATAACAACTTTGATGTGCAAACTCATAAAtcaattgttaagcctccaagctgaaatgcaataccaaagtccgggcttcgtcgaagattacttgaccaaaatgtcaaccaatttgcttaaaaaatgaaggcatgacagtgccgcctcaactttcataaaaagccggatatgacgtcatcaaagacatctatcgaaaaaatgaaaacttgatgtgggaatatcatacccaggaactttcatgtgaagTTCCATGAAGATCCGTCCAATAgtttttgtctgaatcgctctacacaatagacacacacacatacataccccacaccctcgtctcgattccccgtctaagttaaaacattgagtccaaacttgactaaatgtaaaaacagaggagcacacacacacacacacacacacacacacacacacacacacgcacacacactcgcacatatgcacacacgcacccacacgcacccccccccccacacacacacacactcacacacacacggacacacacacacacacatacacatactcacacactctcacacacactcacacacacttacacacataaacaaacataaacacgcacacgcatgagTACCGCATACACGCTAGCAAACAGCATATGCATTTAATCGAATGATCCCGTTTaatcacacaaagaaaaatCCGTGAAGGCACTTCTTCAATATACATTATTGTTTTGTATCAACAAATGACAGGGACAACATTCAGGTAAATGAATTCAGTATTCAGGTAAATGGATTCAGTACTGTAGTACTTAGTAGGAGTATCCGTCTAGACGGGGCGTATTGATTCTGCTATCAGTGATTATTTTACCAAGCATTTTGTATTACAGCattcgaaaaaaaagaaaaaagtttcaTGACTGTCACTGTGTATAACAGCATTTACGTGAAGTGATTCTGTGCATGTCTATGTAGCATCAATTTAGTGTCATCAAAAAgagaaatgaatgaatgaacaacTTAATAATTTAATTACAAGCGTGGTAATTATGTTTGTACTTCATAAATACCAAACAAATCTTCGTCAGATGTGCACTCAATGTAGTGCTTTATGGTCGTCAAGTTAGTTGATCTGATGCATGTTAAAGCCACAAGTTAGTGCGCGATAGATAGGCCTACTTCAGACATGGAATGACATTCATACAATGTATCTGCTTTGGTGTATCATCACTGTATCTTATTGTTACACAAAGCTGTTGTAGCATCCACTCctgcccacccacccaccccccacatcCCTTTATCTGCTTTGGTGTATCATCACTGTATCTTATTGTTACACCAAGCTGTTGTAGCATCCACtcctgctcccccccccccaccccaccccacccgccTTCCTCCTTCACACCTAACCTCAGCCCCTTCCCGCCCATACTCCATTTTCCTATTTTCGCGTTTAGTAATAAAATGGTCTGACTGGAGCTTTCCACTTAGGCCAGACGTTTAGGACACACAGTACTGAGAATAAAAGCATTGCGATCACGTGACCGGAAGTGAAGACCGCGAATCCCCAAGACAGAGCTCCTTGGCTTGTATCCCGCAAGGCTGCATACAGTATGGCGCTCAACAGACCGAACAGTGCTGGAATGTGCAGAGGTATCGAAAATGTGAATGTTATAGGTTCAAATCTATACTATATATTGAAATGGatgtaagtttgtgtgtgtgtgtgtgtgtgtgtgtgtgtgtgtgtgtgtgtgtgtgtgtgtgtgtgtgtgtgtgtgtgtgtgtgtgtgtgtgtgtctgtctgtttttggtCGCCATACCCAAGAGATGGCAAAAGGTAAGGACAATATATTGTGCATGCACACGGACCAGGAgccacagatgtgcacctgggttttagtttcttgattcattgtttcctttctgagattatggacctcccctttattgaatacagcctatatagtgcaaggcccGATCAACGCCTAccgttcacctgtagcaagcacataatgccagagatattagagactctgtatggctcctatgaggggaaaaatgaagaaagaacaaataactggacagttccggaaatttcttgaagctaagggaggtaactcttacggTTTTCTGCATTGAAAGGAGAATAAATCATTTTAATAGAATATATAGAGTCGAAGTGAAaaactcccgggcgaagccgagCCCTAAGTGCTAGTAATATATATATCAAGTGCTtgtaggtttttgtttttttggtttttttttattgtttcggACAGAACACCTCCGACGCAAGAAAAGCCGGAAAATAGCATTTATTTGcttatatacacatacacacgcgcacgtaaACACGTACGCATGCAAGcaaatacgcacgcacgcatgcgcgcacTGCTCTGACTACTGGTTTCATTGAATTCGCATATTTAAAAGTATGGTTTATAAATGATTAAGTATATTTTTTTCCATACATGCTATCACTGTAAATAACATAAGACATAACGAGAAATACATAATATTGATCATGATCATATGCAAACGCACTAGGGAATTGTACCTTTGAGTGACCATGCACCCATTAAATTAATTAAGGCACAGTCAAATCATATTATAATTGATTTACCGAATACATTTGGCACTGCGCAACGGCATACTTCAGCAGATTCCAGTGTGTTCGGCACTTTAATGTAGAGGCCGAATTCAACGTCTACTCAGCGTAGCTCTTTTAATTGTCTCATAATTAATGGCATGTATCTACACTGCAAAGACCATAAGGTCGGCGTTGTTCTGAGTGTGTCGTTTTATTCATAATCAAACATTCCATacacttacctttcttgttttttgattcttcaTTTACTTAAAGGTCAcagaactatttttttttaaatcttgccAAAAGGGACAGGCTCAGTTTGACACCTCTACAGGCATTACTGGCAGTTCAAAACACCAGCTGACATCAGTACGCCACGATCATAACCTAATTGAATAACTCATAGTGAGCAGTGTTGCAGCAGAGAGCCCATTCTCTCGATCTCTTCTATACCATGTGAAAAGGGGAAGCAGAAGTCACATACAAAAGCAACATAGTACTTCTGTCTTAGAGATATGAGCCTAACTGCCTTGACTAAAAtcttgtttttctcaaaactttCAAAAATGATATATGCAATTTTCTTATGATTATGacgagagagaacaaaaacgacaagaagaacaagaacacgacAAAGACAGTGCTCACTACTTACCTGAAACCACTCCAAAAAGTGTAAAGATAAGCACATCTTCTCGTTTGTCGTCTTCGAAGTACAGGTAACAGGACACGGGGGTCATGGAGAAGAGCAGGATGACTGATAAGCCAGCAAATATTCTGGACGCGTCCAGCCAGGCTGCAATTACAGTATTCACAAGCAATATAATGATTAAGTGTGTGTTGACCAAAATTGCCTTCATATAACGTTCATAATACATGTGTGATATGTCGAGTGTGTATTGACCATACCAGGCGTAAAATAACGTTtatataccgagaggcataaattccgcaaactgatctttaaaaaatcacaaaaaatcaactcagtggtgaatgttttcaatgtttgaatattttatttattggccattttagtgtttaaaaaccttcgctttattgatttttaatagaacatcatgaaatgacaatttttcaaaaaaagtgactgagtccaagcgcaatgatttcggaaaacgttcagtcttcatcacgttcaatgctttggccagctctaagcatcccaatcgcttgctgtctctctccttcatcaagtcgtggcatgattgcgatatctgatacagccaaacagccagttgcattttatagggccacacactatcttttttacgttattgtctcccgttcagcccattgtctttattagcacagtgagctgtggctggatcagcaatactgcaaagcgcacgctgacagcgtgaaacatttgctccgacattcaagatgtcaactacaaattacaggttcaatctgattttcgtttgagagcaaaatcgttcaatgcactatttgcagaatttatgcctttcagtataaTACATGCGTGATTTACTCGTTTTAATAGTGTGTTGACGTAGTGGCTGTTAATAATCATAACGTCCATAATACATGCGTAATGTATTCGTTGTATGGGTGTATTGATCGTAGTTGTAGACAGCGACACAAATGTGCATGATGCATGTGTAATATACCAAGTGTGTTTTACCGTAGTAGGCTTCCCATAACGTTCAAGATGCAAGCTCAATATACTCGTACCAAGGGTGGGGTGATCGTAGTAGGCTGCAATAAATGTTATATATACATCCGCAGTATACTAAGTGTGTGTTGGCCGTAGTAGGCTGTTAATAACGTTCCTGATACATGCGTAATATACTCGCATCAAGGAAATGTTGTCCGCAGTAGGCTGTAACAGTTAACAATGTTCATGGGGAATGTGTACTATACTAAATGTGTGTTGAACGTAGTAGGCTTCAACTAACGTTCATAACACATGCGTAATAAACTCTACTAAGGGTGTGTTGATCGTAGTAGGCTGCAAGAAATGTTCATGATTCAAGTGTAATATAGTAAGAGTTATAAGTGTACGTTGGCCGTACTAGACTTTAAATGACGTTCATTATACACGTGTAATGTACTCGTATCAAGGGTGTGTTGCTTGTAGTGGGCtgcacacaacaacaagaacaacaagaactgcagcaacaacaacaacaacaacaacaacaaaaacaacaacaacaacagcaacaacaacaacagatacaacaacaacaccaacaacaataacaacatcagcagcagcagcaagaagaagaagaagaagaagaagaagaagaagaagaagacgaagaagaagaagaagaagaacaacaacaacaacaacaacaacaacaacaacaacaacaacaacaacaacaacaacaacaacaacaacaacaacaacaacaacaacaacaacaacaacgaaatgATTCACATACTCACCGGGTACACGCCCAAAATCAAGCACCCCGCATTCGTGTCTGGAATCTTTGTGATTATGCTTGCAGAAGGATAGCAGACCCGACTGGATCGATTCAACATCCGTCGAACTCTCAGTCCAAACGGAACTTGCTAATCCAAGAAACACCAACAGGAAGGTGAAGTATGCGGCTGCGCAGTACCACATGTACATCCGCTTCCTCCACCTCCACGTCATCATCTTAAGTGTTTATGAACTTGACTTATTCCGCTGTGACATAAGATTTAAacggtgtggtggtggtggctaTGGACTCAAGAAACATTGACGAAATCAACATAAATGAAAATCATCTGAGCGCATTCAAAAGGCTAAATAGCACATCAATGTAGGCTACTAAACAATAGAACACAGAAGTGAACAAGGAAGAagacaagcaagcaagcaaagcATGAACTAacgaaacagacaaacagaccacacacacacacacacacacacacacacacacacacgcacatacacacacacacacacatacacacacacacacacacacacacacacacacactctcacatacacacacacacacacacatacacgtacacatgtacacacacgtacatatatacacacacacacacacacacacacacacacacacacacacacacacacacacacacacacacacacacaacaagcacACAGATCATGAAGTCAACTCAAAACTATTTCACTTACCTGTTTTGGTTATGACTTTCTGTAAACAAGGCTGTTGTTGTTTAGCATCTCTCGAGTAGCAAGAATGAATATGTGAATTCAGTGGAAGAACGAAAGGAGAACTTTGTTTTTGTTACCCTTTTCTCCTTGAGAACCTTGCAAAGATATAATCACTGTGCTTACGACTGGTTGTCAACTTTTGAATACAACGGCGCTAGGGAGTTGAACACAGCCAGGTAGTCAGGTAGTCTTGTAATGTAAGGCGGTTACACTGACTAGAAGTTTGTAATTAATCGACAAGGGGCAGAATGACACACTCTCCTAAAGCCTGCACTTAATCTGCTGTTTGACGGGTTTTTTTCATGTTATTTGTCAGTATGgtgggtttaaaaaaaacctctgtTTGTTCATATCAAGGCTTTCACTGGGGTTAACGCTTGAAAGGAATAACAGTTGAGTATTCCCAGTGCATTTTAAACCAATGTCGTACAGAAATAATGTAAGTATCAAATCAACCAGTTTAAGTAGTCTTAACACAGAACAAGAACGGACTATGCATACACGTGTTCAAATTGTTCATGATTTACCAAGGATGTGCTACTGTACCCGgagtgttacacaaacattcttaaatcataaaagaattattttttcatcgagacaagatcagtacaattcgaagtgttgaaagtttgaaaaaaaagcccggaagcatggtcacgcaaggtcgtggttctcgtaacagacgacggttatgcctatcgccagttcctctgaacggtcaaaagccatcgctagagttcgtgtgagtcgcagtcgtttgttgcgtttagattcagaggtacataataaacgggctattgcagataagcttacagcgagtcgcattgaaatcataaactgacgactacattgtgaaaaggggaaactggatcacacgggttcacgatgggtaagataaaccacgcaaaaataaagtatttgaacattgctcgctctttacggagggcacctaggatgttctcaagcggtgagtgtttaaatgaaagggtgtttgcactgtgtgtaaaagcctgacagtatctgtgatggtttacgggaggcttactgtgcctttcatCTTGAACACCCCCGTCAAATCAAAGATTTATTATGACGAACATTCAAATGCAAGAGATCGGCCCAGATAGGCACAGGCAGAAGCAGAAACCAGGACGAACTTGTCGAATATTTGATCAACAAAAACTACAGGGTATTTCAGTACTAACATTACCATTTCAGATTGTGTCCTATCCGTAAATCATTGCATTTGACGTAGCGAACTTTCCCTTTTATGCATTACCCCGGAAAGAGCCCACAAGTGCTGGGGACAAATCAATACCGGTTATGGTTTATGACACCACACAAGGCTTAGTAACCAATATGGGACCTAGTTCATACCCTGTAGCAATTATCGCCCATGTGGTTCCCAGATAATATGATGTCCACTAAAATGACCTGGCGTTTCTGTGATCTTAGAGACTTATCGCAaagtaaataattataagaGACGGAATGGTCTGGATTCTGACGCTTAGAAATACCACATGAAAGAGCGTGTTACATTCCGGAGACTTCAACAGGTCgtaaagtatgtgtgtgtatgtgttgtctTACTCATAAGAGTTAAAGATACTTGTACGTTTTTACCTGAGTAGACCATGTGTCAGTCACAACACGTACAGCTGTCTAGGattccacttgaacacataccaacattctacaGTCTGGCTATTGAATGTGCAGGGttggattttattttttactcaACTGTACCtgacatatataattatgtaaatcTGCAAAATCAATTCAGCCAAACGTTCTGAATAGCAAATAGGTTGTTGATTGTTTGGTGGGCTTATGTATCTCAGAAGAAGGACACCCTTGTGctacaaacaaaaaacccgGACGGATCTCTGTTGGTTtgcatgatggtttacatgagaAGAAGGGTgccatttaaaacaaaaacacacacaaaaacagtaaACGGCGTGTGTTTGCCTCCTTCATTCCAATGGACGCAACCACTCCACTGCGAATAAAATGTGGTCTGCAGTACGACTTTGCCGAAACAAACATGCACATAAAGTCTCTTCTTGTGGGATAattctgttttgtgtttttttgaacATCAATAAAGACAAGAAAATGCTGAAAATTACACCACACCTAGTACCTGTATTATTCAAAGGACTCAAATGGTTATCGATTGCCCTAACCGCTGAATAAATCTTCGACATTCGCCAACGCAGTTAAAGGTAAGTTGACAGTGGAGGC
It encodes the following:
- the LOC138956536 gene encoding uncharacterized protein; the encoded protein is MGPRNFECRIHRIYLWMSLVALASCVVGVVALASPSWTEGGYGDYEYLQTGIILFCHHRNSQPGDRLCAPLLFGSDEKWFEAVRVMSLLSWVLLFTVFVLGLVLHFQDEQHTFSLPLVTAGFLAGLIGVVAAIVLAVFWTAQNVIHKYDVSISWGYAVYVIWHVITIFLFTSVCVAGRHIWISQFKARHHHK